A section of the Armigeres subalbatus isolate Guangzhou_Male unplaced genomic scaffold, GZ_Asu_2 Contig1511, whole genome shotgun sequence genome encodes:
- the LOC134202896 gene encoding lipoyltransferase 1, mitochondrial-like encodes MKQLGFQLINPTEKWFPGIGELRANFASWDWRIGKTPKFSVQKSIQLKSEGDEQSQPQQEMKVKVDVEKGLIQDISLLVPGQEPIPVVSNLVGQPYMEDSFNGILDAMKGANTENLKHAMGL; translated from the exons ATGAAGCAGCTCGGTTTCCAGCTCATTAACCCCACCGAAAAGTGGTTCCCCGGTATCGGTGAACTGCGCGCGAACTTTGCCTCGTGGGATTGGCGCATCGGCAAGACACCCAAGTTCTCCGTCCAGAAGAGCATTCAGCTCAAATCGGAAGGAGACGAGCAGTCCCAACCGCAACAGGAGATGAAGGTCAAGGTAGATGTGGAGAAG GGTCTTATCCAAGATATCAGCCTCCTCGTACCGGGCCAGGAACCAATTCCGGTTGTATCAAATCTGGTGGGTCAGCCGTACATGGAGGACAGCTTCAATGGAATCCTGGACGCCATGAAAGGTGCAAACACTGAGAACCTGAAACACGCAATGGGTTTGTGA